The stretch of DNA atCTTCCGCTACTCATCCCATAGGTAACCACCACAATCGTTACGGGCGGCCCCTTTCAGTACGAGAGCTTTCACGTGTTCGACTGGACCGAGTACCTGCGGGAATCGGGAAGTGTACCCGCTCCGGCCGAGTGCTTCAAACAGGCACTGGTGCCACCCAAAAATGAGTACAAGATCGGTATGAAGCTGGAGGCGCTGGATCCTCGGAATGTCACCTCGACCTGCATAGCAAGTGTGGTGGGTGTCCTCGGGTCTCGACTACGGCTGCGGCTGGATGGCAGTGACAATAAGAACGATTTCTGGCGACTAGTAGATTCCAATGAAATCCATCCCATCGGTCACTGCGAGCAAACGGGTGAGATGTTGCAACCTCCGCTTGGGTTTCGCATGAATGCGAGCAGTTGGCCAACGTTTCTGTTGAAGACTTTGAACGGAGCTCAGATGGCACCGGCCCATATTTTTATGCCGGAACCTGCCACGCCCAAGTGCAATTTGTTTCAGGTGACTCGGATAAATATTTCGTTCAGAAACATGTAATATTAATTGGTTATTCTGTAATACACAGGTCGGACAAAAGCTGGAGGCGGTTGACAAGAAGAATCCGCAACTGATATGCTGTGCAACAGTCGATGCGGTCAAAGAGGATCAAATCCATGTTACATTCGATGGTTGGCGAGGTGCTTTTGACTACTGGTGTCGTTAcgattctcgagatattttccCGGTCGGATGGTGTGCAAAAAGTTGCCATCCTATGCAACCTCCCGGACAGAAAAACAAGATGGACGGAAGTGGCACCCGATCGAAAACTTCTCGTTCCACGTTTGCTATGATTTCGGAGCCGGATTCAATGACACCGGCTTCTCCGGTGACGGCACATTTCCATAGCCGTTGTAAAGGTGGTCCTTTCATCAATAGCTctaagctcccctcaatggttACTGCACCAAATCATCAAACCTTGGCGAAACTTTGCCTTCAAGAAGTATTAGCTGCTTCCAAGGATCATTCGCAACTTTCTCCGCTGCTGTTTGGTCTTGAAGGTGATGTCCATATCGTGACAGCTGCGGGGAAAAATTTTACTGTGAAAATTCCCGCGTATATCCGACAAAAAGGAAACAGTGGCTTGTCGGAGTTTCTCGAGACCTTATGCACAGCATGTAGAGCATGTAAGCATTTGATCACATTGGATCCTGGTCCAGAGCAGTGCGACGCTTGTATGGTGCAATCCCCTCCGCTCAAAAGACCAATCAAAAGCGAACCGACCGTCAGAAGTGCGAGTCCACCCCCAACGACGGCATCCTCGCCGAAGGCAGCAGCCACAACGCGGGAATCGCAACAGGAATGTCCCCGAAGTCCTTCACCCAAACGAAAAGCAGTGGAGCAAGAGACGGCAACCTCAACAACAAACAATGAACCAAGCTCATCCTCTCCAACGCCACCAGCTACGGCGGCTGTGAGTATTGGTAAGTTTCTAACAACAGGTAATATCATATATTCCGCTAAATCGTCGTCTATTTTTACATATTCTGTATAGTTCACCCGACGCCATCATCTACAGTGGTAGTTGCGAGCCCAGCGCCGCCAGTTACTCCTCCCAGCACTCCAGTGAAGATGGAAGTGGAGTGCTCGGTGGCTGAAGCTGCTGCAGCAGCTGCCGTAGCGGTCGCAGCGTCCTCTCTGGTCACAGTGTCTGGTTCCGCTGCATCACCTTCGCAGATACCCGCCCATATACCGCCGACAGCCAATGTAGCTCCCGCACCTGTCGCTAACACGGTGGTTCCGTGCCACCAAGTTCAACCGAGTATCCCGCTGGCCGCTCCTGTACAATCTGCCTCATCGTCATCCGCTACCTCTATTGCACCCATTCAAATGGTACCTGCCGCTGCTGTGGTTATGCCACCTTCTGCTCCCGTGAACTCCACACCAACACACGTGATTCCGAACACGAAAGTGTCAGCACCCAGCACAAGTTCACAAATGCCTCGGGGACAAACTAGCGATTGGTCGATCGAGGATGTGATACAGTTTATTGCCGTGCAGGATCCGGCTCTGGCTGTACATGCGGATTTGTTCAGAGAACATGTAGGAAACGTGTCGATGATTCGCAACAGGATTTGCCTCTAACTTTTCTGTTCTCCGTAGGAAATCGATGGTACCGCACTGCTGTGGCTCAATATAGACACCTTGATGAAGTACATGGGTTTAAAACTTGGACCTGCGCTGAAGATCTGCAATCTGGTCAGTCGAGTGAAAGGTCGTCGACATAATTTGTCTTCGATGTAACCTTTCGTGGCATATCTGTCGCAGATTTATCTCTCATTTCTGTGGTTACAGTATCTAAACGTTTAAAGCGATGATTTAGTGATccacaaaaccaaaaaaaatggattgaaaTCACGGGAGAAGTGAGTTGTGTAATTATTTATGTTCAATATAACATATAAGATTGAATGAAGGTGAAATACGTTGATGAGTTTTAAAATTCAAGTTAAATTAGTGATAAGATTTTCAATTCGTACGAATGTTTGCCTCACGGAGGTATGTAAATTGTGCTCTTATGAGGCATTATCACGAAAAAAgcacttttgtttattttattgtacATTTTCCTTTCCTGTGAAAGTTTAATGGTATGAATAAACTGAAGAGAAACAAATATGTTCAATTTAGAATGAATTATTTACACTTAGAAGTAATATTTGTACGTCGGGgtaaaaatgttcattttgTTCTATAATTCAGGTGTAATCATTACTTTAATGAACGATTATTCTTCATTAGGACATGTAATTGTAAAGTCACAAGC from Toxorhynchites rutilus septentrionalis strain SRP chromosome 3, ASM2978413v1, whole genome shotgun sequence encodes:
- the LOC129778595 gene encoding polycomb protein Scm, whose product is MSASGSSSPGSNSNNISSSSGNNGTDNTERRSSNSSISGSGRTPRKLSAGSSAGSNGTTPSSNSSCIWCGENKTPLKYILPTQNGKKEFCSETCILEFRKAYSKGACIQCDNVIRANAPKPNYCSTFCMKKHQKKALASGASAGQSADGTGASTTANSCASSKINNNNNNNNNNNSNGGSGNGANNNTTNHGRRSNGNNSPGRESSSARISPVTTTIVTGGPFQYESFHVFDWTEYLRESGSVPAPAECFKQALVPPKNEYKIGMKLEALDPRNVTSTCIASVVGVLGSRLRLRLDGSDNKNDFWRLVDSNEIHPIGHCEQTGEMLQPPLGFRMNASSWPTFLLKTLNGAQMAPAHIFMPEPATPKCNLFQVGQKLEAVDKKNPQLICCATVDAVKEDQIHVTFDGWRGAFDYWCRYDSRDIFPVGWCAKSCHPMQPPGQKNKMDGSGTRSKTSRSTFAMISEPDSMTPASPVTAHFHSRCKGGPFINSSKLPSMVTAPNHQTLAKLCLQEVLAASKDHSQLSPLLFGLEGDVHIVTAAGKNFTVKIPAYIRQKGNSGLSEFLETLCTACRACKHLITLDPGPEQCDACMVQSPPLKRPIKSEPTVRSASPPPTTASSPKAAATTRESQQECPRSPSPKRKAVEQETATSTTNNEPSSSSPTPPATAAVSIVHPTPSSTVVVASPAPPVTPPSTPVKMEVECSVAEAAAAAAVAVAASSLVTVSGSAASPSQIPAHIPPTANVAPAPVANTVVPCHQVQPSIPLAAPVQSASSSSATSIAPIQMVPAAAVVMPPSAPVNSTPTHVIPNTKVSAPSTSSQMPRGQTSDWSIEDVIQFIAVQDPALAVHADLFREHEIDGTALLWLNIDTLMKYMGLKLGPALKICNLVSRVKGRRHNLSSM